GTTTTCATTTGAAAGGCTTTACACAATTCTGCAGTGCGTTGTCCAATAGCGCCTGTCCCGAAAATAACAACTGTGCGATGATGCATTTCATCCCTTAAACCTGCATGATGCCATATGCCTTCTGCCTGCTGGCGAACATACTGTGGGATTTTACGCGTCCAACTGAGCATCATCGCTAAAATGGTTTCTGCAATTGGCAATGCATGAACACCGCTCGCCGTCGTCATTTTAATTCCCTTAGAAGCAAACGTTTGGATGGGAAGGTTGTCTACACCAGCACTCCACATTTGCAGCCAGTTGATCGAAGTCATTTCACTCACTGCCAACATATCCAATAATTCTTTCGTTGGCGCCGCCACAGCAGTCGCTTGATTAATGATTTCTGTATAATCTGGTTCAGGAAGGTCCGCTCTTGTTGTGATGGTCCATGACGGATGTGTTGTCTTTAGAAGCTGAACAAGCTCTTGTGTCAACTTTTTATCAATAAATAAATGCAATATTCTTCCCCCTAGAGTAAACGAGCCCTAGCAAGCGCCAGGGCCAGTGTTTATTTTTTATTTAAACAAAACTTCATATGCTTCATAGCCCTCTTCTTTTAAATCCTCTTTAGGAATGAAGCGGAGTGCTGCAGAATTAATGCAGTATCTCATTCCCCCTGGCCCTGGTCCATCATTAAATACATGCCCTAAATGCGAATCCGCTTCTTCACTTCTCACTTCTGTGCGAATCATGCCGAGAGACATATCTTTTCGTTCAATGATTTCTTTTTCATCAATCGGTTTAGTAAAGCTCGGCCAACCACACCCCGCATCATATTGATCCTTTGAACTAAACAAAGGCTTTCCTGACACAATATCGACGTAAATGCCTTCTGCCGTATTATCATAATATTCGTTACGAAAGGGCGGCTCAGTGGCATCTTCTTGAGTGACGGCGTACTGCATATCCGTTAAACGTTTTTTTAACTCTTCTTTAGCCGGCTTTTCCGTTTTCCAGTGCTTCTGTATAAAATCCGCTCGGCCAGAACCTTGACGGTATCTTTCGTAATGAGCTGGATTTTTCTTGTAATAATCTTGATGGTAAGCTTCAGCGGGATAAAAAGGTTTTGCTGGTAAAATATCTGTCACGATAGGCTTGGAGAATTTTCCACTTTGATCTAATGCCTTTTTTGATTCCTCAGCGTCTTTCTTTTGTTTTTCATTATGGTAAAATATCGCTGTTTTATAAGATTCTCCACGATCAT
The sequence above is drawn from the Litoribacterium kuwaitense genome and encodes:
- a CDS encoding D-2-hydroxyacid dehydrogenase; this encodes MHLFIDKKLTQELVQLLKTTHPSWTITTRADLPEPDYTEIINQATAVAAPTKELLDMLAVSEMTSINWLQMWSAGVDNLPIQTFASKGIKMTTASGVHALPIAETILAMMLSWTRKIPQYVRQQAEGIWHHAGLRDEMHHRTVVIFGTGAIGQRTAELCKAFQMKTVGVSRSGKSVSGFDTIFTVDQAEKALHEGDYIVNTLPLTEATAGFFNKAHFQQMKAGAFFVNIGRGQTVDQAALLDALKNEEIAGAGLDVFDPEPLPEDHPFWTMDNVIMTPHTAGSTRYYDERVCKILHENMSSFTSNGTLDKNLVNVELGY
- the msrA gene encoding peptide-methionine (S)-S-oxide reductase MsrA; the protein is MSEDHLEKATFAGGCFWCMVKPFDQEPGIKEVISGYTGGHTENPTYEEVCTNQTGHVEAVQITFDPNVFSYEQLLGVFWHQIDPTDSGGQFHDRGESYKTAIFYHNEKQKKDAEESKKALDQSGKFSKPIVTDILPAKPFYPAEAYHQDYYKKNPAHYERYRQGSGRADFIQKHWKTEKPAKEELKKRLTDMQYAVTQEDATEPPFRNEYYDNTAEGIYVDIVSGKPLFSSKDQYDAGCGWPSFTKPIDEKEIIERKDMSLGMIRTEVRSEEADSHLGHVFNDGPGPGGMRYCINSAALRFIPKEDLKEEGYEAYEVLFK